TCAAACTGAGTGTCGTCACTTATTTCTTATGACCCAGTGAGATGTTAAATCTAGTCGAATAAGGTTAATCCATAAACACCCTTTACAAGTCTTATAAATTTTGGTTTTGCAATGACAAcctttatggtttttatgaaattgactacATAAATTAGTATTACACTTTTGTGACGCAAAAGCATATTATTCAACCCCGAGGCTAGCTTCTGATTTTGAACTTCTAAGCTTTCATCTAAATTTACCATTAACTAGGGTTATACCCGGTCGTTGGCCGGGGACAACGATTAGACATAGACTTAAATGCGGGTCATTAATTTTAACATGTCAACTGTTatcatttgaaagaaaaaaaaaaccatatccTTAAACAATACGTAAATCTTTAAATACAAGATTTTAATGGCGaagtaaaaaattataaagtatctttaaagataaaaattagaAGCTTAAAACGTTCATGGTGCAAACAAAAAAGACCAAAGTGAAATACCATGAATTAtcaaacataaaactttaatgttaaaaataaaaagttttaaaagatttaataGTTTAAAGTGTGAGACACTAAAACATTATCaccctaaaaataataatataaaacgCAGGAAAACAAGTTGATATCTATACAACACGCTaacaaaaaaacgaaaaaaaaaaaaaaaaactaagcagGCAGGCAGGCTGTTGAGCCAACTACCTGCCTGGATGCTTCACTGTTCAAGCGAAAAGAATTTAGAAGCTTAAAACGTTCATGGTGCAAACAAAAAGACCAAAGCGCAATACCATGAATTATCAAACATAAAAGTTTAatggtaaaaattaaaagtttcaaAAGATTTAATAGTTAAAGTGTGAGAAACTAAAACGTTATCACcccaaatataataatataaaacccAAGAAAGCAAGTTGACATCTACAGAACACGTtaacaaaagaatgaaaaaaggcTGCTGAGCCAGCTACGTGCCTGGATAATTCACTGTTCACgcgaaaaaaatttaaataggTTATAATATTTATTGATATTGAGATATATGGATATGTAATCAAAAAGGTACTCTAAATTAAGCGTTATGCTTATTACGTCATGACGTTAATAGTTAAGATGTGAATACAGATGCAACAAAACATTGCGTTAAACATAGTTCAAGGACATTCAGAAAGCTAAAGTTGCATAATTCACgactaaataaataataatgtacgTGCTACAAGATTAATGAACCTACTAAATCTTTAGGGGTTAGCTATTATAATACAATGTTGTTAATATTGTATTATATTGTGTTGTCACTTGTAAAAATACGTGTATACGAAATTATTTTATGTATGAAACAAAAGAgggatataatatatatgtcatttctaatattttgttttttttctttaatattctTTATCTTATCGGGTTATAGTTctatttgttaaaataaaaatacattataaaacctttaatttggcattttttattttttattaggttATGTGTCAACTAATTTAAACTAGAAAGAAGGAGTCTTTAGCCCATTTAATTTCACGTTTTGGCCTACCCGTCCATATACCCACTAAGGCACTAATGGTAAAACTCAATAGTCTTTAGGATCGAACCGTGGTAAAAATCCCGCTAAGTGGTGTCGCATGACAGATAGTgtagataacaaaatttgaaCCTGAGTCACTTGAACCACGTATCAAAACCACTACAACTAAATGTCATTGGCAAAACTAGATGtatattaattgaaaaaaattatcattataaGGATAAGATACAATAttcaattattatatttatgtaatcTAGTTACTTATAAACCAAATATATGATTATGGATATATTTGATAATACTAGCTGGAAGTTAAAAACTGATAATTGGTGACTGGAAATTGTTACTAATAGAAATAGGCATATAACTGAAAGCTGGTAACTGAATTTCTTTTAGTTCTATTTAGACGTttgatattataattaaataaaacattcaTTGGAAAAAACGAGTGAAAACATAAGCTAATAGATCATAgatcatacatatattttattatgaacAATACTTTTTATTAAGTGTATTTCTATTTATATTCTAATATAAAAAGTGAACTATTATGAGCTGTATTATCATGTAGCTtgtcaggaaaaaaaaaattcataaaaactgtaaaaaaaatgtggtctagGAGGATATCTACTCTTAAAAACATAATATGTCAAACATATCCTAGATGTGAATATCACTTATTAAAACGAGCATAGTGTCCGCGCATTGCAGCGGCTAGAAagtgatgacaatataaaagaGAGGCGATGGTGGAAAGTGAGGTAGGCGGTTGAGAAGGAGAGCAGCAGCGGAAGAGGGTGATAGAAagtcgatgagagtgtgtaatgattagagagaatggaAGGATGATATATAAGGGTATTATGTTTAAGTAAGgatattttgggaagaaaaaaatgctgaatttaagaaattcaatactgtttataagggagtatagatatagatatagatatattttataagcTTAAATTATGGAGTAGCCCCGTATTTAGataagtatatagatatagatttatttCTTGTATATAAATCAGGTCATAGTCATACACAATATCAGTATTGGGCTTGAGTCCCGAATTTAGTTGggctttatttctttttcaccAATCTATCTTGGAAAACAAGACAACAAACTCTGTAAAACCCTCGTCTTTCTCACAATCTCACCCCACCcctcttttctctctctaaacCTATTCCAAAAACccttactttctctctctaaaaaaaattttaaaaaaaaatccaaaaaaccaaaaatgtcTCAGCAAGCAGTCAATGTACTCACCAGAATAGCCCAAGCCGCCTTCGGTTTAGGCGCGATCGGCGCCGCCGCGAGCTCAACTCTCTACACCGTCGACGGCGGCCAACGCGCCGTTCTGTTTGACCGTTTCCGCGGTGTTCTCGACGAAACCGTCGGCGAAGGTACTCACTTTTTAATCCCGTGGCTACAAACtccatatatatttgatatccGTACAAGACCTAGTCAATTTCAATCAATTTCTGGCACAAAAGACTTGCAAATGGTTAACCTAACTCTGCGGGTGCTTTCACGCCCCGAGGTGACCAGACTGCCGTCGATTTTCAAAACTTTAGGAACCGAATACGAAGAAAAAGTCCTTCCGTCAATCGGAAACGAGGTTTTGAAAGCCGTTGTGGCTCAATTCAATGCTGATCAGTTGTTAACTGAACG
The sequence above is drawn from the Erigeron canadensis isolate Cc75 chromosome 4, C_canadensis_v1, whole genome shotgun sequence genome and encodes:
- the LOC122598167 gene encoding prohibitin-3, mitochondrial-like; translated protein: MSQQAVNVLTRIAQAAFGLGAIGAAASSTLYTVDGGQRAVLFDRFRGVLDETVGEGTHFLIPWLQTPYIFDIRTRPSQFQSISGTKDLQMVNLTLRVLSRPEVTRLPSIFKTLGTEYEEKVLPSIGNEVLKAVVAQFNADQLLTERPQVSALVKDSLVRRAKDFNIMLDDVAITHLSYGHEFSKAVEQKQVAQQEAERSKFVVAKAEQERRAAIIRAEGESESAKLISDATAAAGMGLIELRRIEASREISSTLARSGNVTYLPGSGSQMLLGLNASR